DNA sequence from the Streptomyces canus genome:
AGACGAGGGTGGGTCCGGCGGCGTACTGGTCGGCGCGGACGCCGGTGCAGGCGAAGGAGAACGCGGTCACGGGTGACCCACCTCGCCCAGGGGCCGGACGCGTCGCGCGACGTCCGCGAAGAACGCGTCCAGCGCGGCGCGGGCCTCGGCCCCACCGTCGAAGCCCTGCCACAACAGGCGCATACGGCCGACGAGTTCGTAGCAGATGTCGATCGGCACGAGGTGGCACTCGAAACGGCCGTCGGTGCGGCGCAGCAGGAGCGCCTCCACGTCGGGTTCGAGCAGTTCGGCGAGGCGGCTGCCACCGAGGACGTCCGTCCACGTGGCCGGTTCGAGTTCGCTCTCGGTGGCTCCGGCCGGGCTCGGGTAGAGGGCGACCAGCCGGTCGAGCGCCGCGTTGCGGAAGAGGAAGGCGACGCCGACCGGGATCTGGAGCGCCTCCCACGCGCTCTCGTCGAGGCGGTGTCCGGGGTCGGTGAGGTAGCGGGCCGGGACCGTACGGAAGCGGCCCGCGGCGGCGCCCGGCTGCTCCATCAGCAGCGCGCACGGGGGACAGGCGCAGACAAGGGCGCGTTTCTCGGTGTCGACGAGATGACGGTGGCCCGCCTCCACCGCCACGGCGCACAGCTCACACCGTTCGGGCTGCGGAAGCCTCTCGGTGAGGAACCTCCGCAGTCCGGGCGCGCGCGTCGCCGGGGACGCCGTCATCGGGCCGCCGTCGGTGCCGTACTGATCTGGAGGAGCGTCGGCCCCGCGGGTGCGGTCTGTACGTCGACCGCCCTGACCTCCGGTGCGAAGCAGGCGAGCGCCGCCTCCGCGGACTCCCGGGCACCCGCGCCGGAGCCGCAACCGCAGCCGCCGGCATCCCGGTCCCGGGCCCGCACCGTCAGGGTGCCGCTCTCCTCGTCGAAGCCCACCACCTCCAGGGTGTGTTCCGGGACACCGTCGAGGGCGCGGGCGATGCGGGTGTCGCGGTCCTCGGGGTGCAGGTCGTGCAGGACGAGCAGGCTCGCGACCAGGTCGTCGCCCAGGAGGCGTGCCGCTGCGTCGCCGGGAGCATCGGCCAGCAGGTGGAGGATGCGGGCGAGGCCGGCACCGTAGAAGTCCATGAGGGAGCGGACGAGTTCCTCCGCCGCCGCGGCGGCGGCCGTGTCGCCGCTCTCGACCAGCCCGTCGAGGATTTCCTCGACGCGGCGCCCGGTCTGCTCCGCGGAGCTGACCGCGCTCATCCGCCCAGTCCGCTCAGGCCGGTGGGCACGTGCATCGACTTCACCGTCTTGCCGCCCCCGACGTACATGTGGACGCCACAGGGCAGACAGGGGTCGAAGCTGCGGACGGCGCGCATGATGTCGATGCCCTTGAAGTTCTCCGGGGTGTTCTCCTCGAAGATGGGTGTGTTCTGCACGGCGTCCTCGTACGGGCCGGGCGTGCCGTAGGTGTCCCGGACGCTGGCGTTCCAGGGGGTCGGGGGGTATGGGTGGTAGTTGGCGATCTTGCCGTCCCGGATCACCATGTGGTGGGAGAGGACACCGCGGACCGCCTCGGTGAAGCCGACGCCGATGCTCTCGTCCGGAACCTCGAACTTCTCCCAGGTCTGGGTGCGTCCGGCGCGGACCTCCGCCAGTCCCTTCTCCGCGAAGTGCAGGGCGACGGCGGCGGAGTAGGCCTGGAAGTACGTGCGGGCGCGGTTGCGCTCCAGCGCGTTGGACCACTTCGGGATCTTCCACTCGAAGGTGGTCTCCGGCTTGGTCATGGTGCGGGGCAGGTTGATGACCACGCTCTGGCCGGTGGCCTTGACGTACCCGATGTCGACGAGACCGGACAGGGCGGTCGACCACAGGCGGGCGATGGGGCCGCCACCGGTGTCCAGGGCGAGGTGGTCCTTGCCGTCGAACCAGCGCGGGGACATGACCCAGCTGTACTTGTCGTCGAAGTTCCGCTTCTGCGGGGTGGGGATGGTGTGCTGGTTCCACGGGTGGCGCGGGTCCACCGGGTTGCCGAGCGGGTCATGGGTGACGAACTGCTCCTGGCCCTGCCAGTCCTCGTAGTAGGAGCTGCCCAGCAGGATGCGGATGCCGAGGTTGATCTCGGTGAGGTCGTTGGTGACGAGCTTGCCGTCCACGATGATGCCGGGCGTGACGAACATGCGCCGGCCCCAGTCCGTCATGTTGGCGTAGGTGAAGTCGCAGTACTCGGGGTCGTTGAGCGCGCCCCAGCAGCCGAGCAGGACACGTCGGCGGCCCACTTCCTCGTACCCGGGCAGCGCCTCGTAGAAGAAGTCGAACAGGTCGTCGTGGAGGGGCACGACGCGCTTCATGAACTCCACGTAGCGCATCAGCCGGCTGAGGTAGTCCGTGAAGAGCTGCACGGAGGCGATGGTTCCGACGCCGCCCGGGTAAAGCGTGGAGGGGTGCACATGGCGGCCCTCCATCAGGCAGAACATCTCGCGCGTGTAGCGGCTGACCTGGAGGGCCTCGCGGTAGAACTCGCCCTCCAGGGGGTTGAGCGAGCGCATGATGTCGGCGATCGTGCGGTAGCCGTGCTCCGCGGCGTGCGGGGCCTCGGTGCGCTCGGCGAGTTCGAGGACGCCGGGGTTGGTCTCCTTGACCATCTTCTCGCAGTAGTCGACCCCGACCAGGTTCTCCTGGAAGATGTTGTGGTCGAACATGTACTCCGCGGACTCGCCGAGGTTGATGATCCACTCACCGAGGTGCGGGGGCTTCACGCCGTACGCCATGTTCTGCGCGTACACCGAGCAGGTGGCGTGGTTGTCGCCGCAGATGCCGCAGATGCGGCTGGTGATGAAGTGGGCGTCGCGGGGGTCCTTGCCGCGCATGAAGACGCTGTAGCCGCGGAAGACCGACGAGGTGCTGTAGCACTCGGCGACTCGCTTCTGCTTGAAGTCGATCTTCGTGTGGATGCCCAGGCTGCCCACGATCCGGGTGATCGGGTCCCAGGCCATCTCCACCAGGCCGCTGCCGTCGCCGGCCGCCTTCGTCGTCGGTGCCATCTGTGTGCCGTGCCCTTCGTTGCGCGGGATGTTCAGGTGGGGGGTGCATGCACGAGAACGGTGAGCGGGTCATCTGCGGCGGACGCTCACCACGGGGGTCGGTATCCGGTGGTGATCTTGTCTCCGGTGCGGCGCCACTTGGGCTCCTTGTCCACCGTCTTTGCGGTGATCGACCGCAGCTTGCGGACCACAGCGCCGTACGCTCCGCTGGCGCCGCTCGACACCTTGGCGCCGGGGGGCTCGTCCATGAACGGCATGAACTTGTCGGGGAAACCGGGCATGGTGCAGGCGATGCAGATGCCGCCGACGTTGGGGCAGCCACCGATGCCGTTCATCCAGCCGCGCTTGGGCACGTTGCACTTGACGACCGGGCCCCAGCAGCCGAGCTTGACCAGGCACGTCGGTGAGTCGTACGACAGGGCGAACTGGCCCTGCTCGTAGTAGCCCGCGCGGTCGCAGCCCTCGTGCACGGTGGCCCCGAACAGCCACGTCGGGCGCAGCTTGTCGTCCAGCGGGATCATCGGGGCCGCGCCGGTCGCCTGGTAGAGCAGGTAGGTGAGCGTCTCGGAGAAGTTGTCCGGCTGGATCGGACAGCCGGGGACGCACACGATGGGGATGCCCGCGTGGGACTTCCAGTCCCAGCCCAGGTAGTCCGGCACGCCCATCGCGCCGGTCGGGTTGCCCGCCATGGCGTGGATGCCGCCGTAGGTGGCGCAGGTGCCGATGGCGACGACCGCCAGCGCCTTCGGGGCGAGCCGGTCGATCCACTCGCTGGTGGTGATCGGCTGGCCGGTCTCCGGGTTGTCGCCGAAGCCGCACCAGTAGCCCTCGGGCTTGATCGACTCGTTGGGGATGGAGCCCTCGACGACCAGGACGAACGGGTCGATCTCGCCCCGCTCCCCCTTGAAGAACCACTCGATGAACGTGTCCGAGCCGCCGACCGGACCGCACTCGAAGTCGATGAGCGGCCAGTGGACGGCGATCTTCGGAAGGCCCGGCAGCACACCGAGCACGATCTCCTCGATGCTGGGCTGCATGGCCGCCGTCAACGCGACCGAGTCACCGTCGCAGCTCAGGCCCGCGTTGATCCAGAGAATGTGGATCGTGGGTGTCTCGTCGGCGGGCGCACCGCTTGCGTCCGCAGCGCCGACCGTGTCCGGCGTCGCCTCAGTCATGGGACCGCCTCCTGGGGAGGTAAGGGATGAAAGCCCAGATTTCGACCATCGCTCTTCTTCGTATCAGCCGATCGGCCGTGACGAGACGCCATGCAGGGCCATTCCGGTGACATCCGGGGCGGAGGGGGTCGGACCGGTTGGCGCGATCTGGGCGGGACCGAGGTGCGGCGGGGTGCACGTCGGCCGCTCCTTGTGGACGAAGGATCGACGCAGCGAGTGGTACGGGGCGTCCGGGTCGTCGAAGGTCCGGCGCATCCGGGCCAGCTCCTGCTCACGGAAGCCGGCCAGCGGGGTCACGCTCTCCAGCCGGTCCAGCTCCGTCTTCTTCGCGGTGATCCGCGACGCCGTCGCCGGCAGTGACGCCAGCCGGGCCGCCAGGCTGCCGATCTCCGCCGCGAACCCGTCCGGACCGCAGTCGACCAGCCGGTCGACGAGGCCGAGGCGCAGTGCGGCCGCCGAGCTCACCGGGAGAGCCTCACGCATGAGCCGTTCCGCCGTCGCGGGACCCACCCTGCGCGGCAGGGTGTGCGTCCAGTACTCCGAGCCGTACAGGCCCATCAGGCGGTAGTGAGGGTTCAGTACGGCGCCCGAGCGGCACCACACCTCGTCGGCCGCCAGGGCGAGCATCACCCCGCCCGCGGCGGCGTTGCCCGCGACCGCCGCGACCACCAGTCGGTCCGTCGTCGTCAGGACCGCCTCGACCAGATCGTCGATGGCGTTGATGTTCGCCCAGGACTCGGCAGCGGGGTCGTCCGCGGCCTCGATGACGCCCAGGTGGATCCCGTTGGAGAAGAAGTCGCGTTCGCCGCCCAGCACCAGTACGGACGTGGGCCGCTCGCACGCCTCCTGGTAGGCGTCCAGCAGACGCCGGCACTGCTCGGTGCTCATGGCGCCGCCGGGGAAGGAGAACGAGAGGAACCCGACGTTCCCGTCCTCCCGGTAGCGGATGTCCGTCCAGGTACGGTGCCGCTCCTCGGGCAGCGGGGGCAGGGCGTGATCGGGCAGGGGCGGCAGCCGGTCGCCCAGTGCCCGCACGGCAGGCAGTTTGTACGTGGGCGGCTGCCCGGGCGCACGCCGGGGCCGCAGCTCGGGGATCCACACGGCGCCGTCCCTGGTGGCCCGGCACACCGCCCCCGCCCTGGTGGCCAGCAGCTCGCCCGGGCGTCCGCGCAACACGCTCTCGGGATGACCGCCGTGCAGGTACCACTCACGGCCGAGCAGGACGTCCAGCACACCGGGCTGCGAGTCCGCCGCCCTCAGCTTGCGCAGCACATCCTGCGTGGAGTCCTCGGCCCAGTCGATGCGCCGGACGCTCTGGTCGAGGTAGGGGCGGGGGCGCAGACGGGCGTCGGCCGTGCGTGCCGCGTCCTGCTTGCGTGGGACGTGGATTCCCTCGGCGAAGCGCTCGACCGCGAGCATGACGGCCTCGAGGGCGGCGTCGGCGATCTCGCCCCGGTACAGCTCGCTCTTGGGAACGGGAGGGACCCTGCACGGCACGCAGGCCCACACGTCACCGGCGTCCATCTCCGCGTCGGCCTGCAGGACGGTGACGCCCCACTGGTCGACGCCCTCGTGAATCGCCCAGTCCAGGGAGGAGGGTCCGCGGTCGCCCACGGGCCCCGGGTGGACGATGAGGCAGGTGTGCGCTGTCCACACCTCCTCGGGAATCGCCGTCTTCAGCATCGGCGCCACGACGAGCTGCGGTGCGTGCCGCCGCACAGCCTCGGGCAACGGGCTACCGGGCAGAGCGAGTTCCACCGCCACGGTGTGGCCACGGTCGCGCAGCTCCGCGTGGACACGCTGGGTGAGGCTGTTGAACGCACTGGCTAGGAGCAGGATGTGCACGGCTGCCTCCGGGACGAACGAACGGCAGGCAGGGATGGCCGCCGAACGCGATCCTCGGGCAAGGCGACCTGCCGTCCCCGACGACAGGCGGTGAGATCATCCGAAAGCGGGCGCCGATCCGCCGTCCGGCCTCACGGGCCATGGCCGACGGCGCCACTGATGATCACATGCGTCGCAGGCCGCTGGTGATGCGCTCCCACCGGGAGCGGGTGGCGCCGAAGTGGGTCTCGTGTGCCCAGATGTGGCTGCACGACCGGCACTGCAGGTGGAGCAGGCTGCCGACGTGGGACAGCAGGTAGCGCCAGTGCTCGGAGCAGGTGCGCCCCTGCTCGCAGGTGGCGCACCCGCGACGGTCGTCGCAGTTCGGGCAGGCCACCCAGGCGCGACGCCCGATGTCCGCCTGGGGGTCAAGCGGCAACATCGCCGCCGCCTCTCCGCGGCAGTACACCGGCCGAGACCAGCTCGTCGTACACGCGCTGTTGCTCCGCGCTGAGGCCGGAATACAGCAGCTCATACGCGGCTTCCTCGCCGCGCAGCGCGGCGACGGGGTCCCAGTCGGGACCGAGAGCGTCCAGGACATGAGCGCGCCGGAGCAGTTCATGTGAGCTCAGGTCGACGTCCAGGTCCACCGTCGCGGCGGGTTCGTGCGGTTCGCCTGGAAGGGCGCGGCCATGGGAGGACATGGGACCGAACGTAGGCAAGCGCTTCTCGTCGCGGCAAGAGCAGGTGGGAGAAGTCACAGCGTGGCTTCTTCTCGGAGGCCGGTGGTCGGCGGTGGTTGTCATGACGCCAGGGCCTCCCCGCATCGCGGCCGAGAGGCCCTGGCTTCCTGCACGTACCTTGGGACGGTTTCTCAGGTCTCCAGGCGCCAGTGCTGGTTCGCGCCGCCCGAGCAACTCCACAGCTGGATTTTCGTCCCGTTGCCGGTCCCCTGGCCGCTGGCGTCCAGGCAGAGCCCCGACTGCGCCGCTGTGATCGTGCCGTCGGGGTTGATGTTCCATTGCTGGTCTGCCTGTCCGCTGCAGTCCCAGATCGCCGCGGGGGTGCCGTTGCCCGCCCCCTGGCCGACGCCCAGGCACTTGTTGCCGTAGACAACCAGCTGCTTTCCGGCGGAGTAGGTCCACCGCTGGTTGGAGCCGCCGTTGCAGTCCCACAGCTGGGCCTGTGTGCCGTTGGCCGTGGTGGAGTTGTTGATGTCGACGCAGCGCCCGGACTGCTGGCCGACGATCTTCTGGTTGCCGGACTGCGGTGGCGGCTGCTGGTTCGAGCCGAACTGGGTGAAGAACTGCCACACCGCCGCCGACGTCCAGGTGCGCCAGCCGTCACCGGTGGAACCGTCGATGGGACCGGGGTCGTGGCCCGCTCCGTCGAACGCGGCCCAGGTGACGGGGTATCCGGACCTGCATCCGGAGTAGGTGGTGATGATGTGCGTCAGGCTTCCGTTGGCCGGCTCGGGCGGGTTCTGCGGGGTGCAGCCGTTCGCCCGAACGAAGGTGTCGCGCAGGTCTCGTCCCGACTGGATGGGCAGCACGTTGTCCCTGAGGCCGTGCAGTCCCATGTAGGCGATGGGCTGGTTGCCGCCGTTGCACCCACTGAGGTTCGCGCCGGAGTAGACCGCGACCGCCCGGAAGACCGTTGCCCGGGAGCAGGCGAGGGCGTACGACATGGCGCCGCCGTAGCTGAAGCCGGCGGAGAACAGTTGGGCGGTGTCGACACACAGGCCTGATTCGATCTGGTTGACCATGGCGTCGACGAAGGCCACGTCCTGGCCGGCGGGGTTGGCCCAGCCGTTGCGGTTGCCCTGGGGGGCCACGAAGATCGTGCTGTTGTTCGCGTTGTCCGCCAGGCGCCTGAGGCCGTAGTAGGACCAGTTGTATCCGTCCGTTCCGCCCGAGTCGACGTCACCCGCCGTGCCGCCTCGCCAGTGGAAACCGAAGATCAGCCGGTAGGGGCGGTTGCTGTCGTAGCCGGCCGGGACCCGCAGGATGTAACTGCGGTTCTGGCCGCCGCTCTGAATCGTGTGGTTGCCGCTGGTCAGCGTCGGGGCCTTGCCGCATCCGGCGCTCGCCGCGGCGGCGGACTTCGTGGCCGGCGCGGGTGCGCCGAGGGCGCTGCTGAACGAGGTGCCCGCGGTGGTCAGGATGAGAAGCAGTGCGGCCGCGATGGACAATAAGAGCGGTTTGCGTTCCATACTCTCCTTCTTCCGTGTCGGGTTCTTCCGTCGTACGGGGAGCGCCGGTTCACACGGCGGTGATGGTCCACGCGTTGTTGGTGCTGGAGTTCGGCGTCCACAGCACCGTGGTGGAGCCGGCCGTGGTGCTGCCGCTGCCGTCGAGGGCGGTGCCGGTGCCCCGGTTGACGATCTGGTAGCGGTTGTCGCCGAGGTTGTTGAGTGACCACTGCTGGTTGTTGCCGCCGTTCCACGCCTCCTGGCGGGCGGGAGCGCCGTTGGCGGCGTTGCCCCAGCTGTCGGCGGCCATGCCGTTGGTGCGGTTCATGATGCGGTAGTAGCCGTTGCCGAGGTCGATCAGCTGCCACTGCAGGTTGGTGCTTCCGTCGTAGTTCCACTGCTTGAGGTTGGAGCCGGAGGCGACGTTGCCCCCGCTGTCGAGCACCAGTC
Encoded proteins:
- a CDS encoding hydrogenase maturation protein: MHILLLASAFNSLTQRVHAELRDRGHTVAVELALPGSPLPEAVRRHAPQLVVAPMLKTAIPEEVWTAHTCLIVHPGPVGDRGPSSLDWAIHEGVDQWGVTVLQADAEMDAGDVWACVPCRVPPVPKSELYRGEIADAALEAVMLAVERFAEGIHVPRKQDAARTADARLRPRPYLDQSVRRIDWAEDSTQDVLRKLRAADSQPGVLDVLLGREWYLHGGHPESVLRGRPGELLATRAGAVCRATRDGAVWIPELRPRRAPGQPPTYKLPAVRALGDRLPPLPDHALPPLPEERHRTWTDIRYREDGNVGFLSFSFPGGAMSTEQCRRLLDAYQEACERPTSVLVLGGERDFFSNGIHLGVIEAADDPAAESWANINAIDDLVEAVLTTTDRLVVAAVAGNAAAGGVMLALAADEVWCRSGAVLNPHYRLMGLYGSEYWTHTLPRRVGPATAERLMREALPVSSAAALRLGLVDRLVDCGPDGFAAEIGSLAARLASLPATASRITAKKTELDRLESVTPLAGFREQELARMRRTFDDPDAPYHSLRRSFVHKERPTCTPPHLGPAQIAPTGPTPSAPDVTGMALHGVSSRPIG
- a CDS encoding nickel-dependent hydrogenase large subunit; this translates as MAPTTKAAGDGSGLVEMAWDPITRIVGSLGIHTKIDFKQKRVAECYSTSSVFRGYSVFMRGKDPRDAHFITSRICGICGDNHATCSVYAQNMAYGVKPPHLGEWIINLGESAEYMFDHNIFQENLVGVDYCEKMVKETNPGVLELAERTEAPHAAEHGYRTIADIMRSLNPLEGEFYREALQVSRYTREMFCLMEGRHVHPSTLYPGGVGTIASVQLFTDYLSRLMRYVEFMKRVVPLHDDLFDFFYEALPGYEEVGRRRVLLGCWGALNDPEYCDFTYANMTDWGRRMFVTPGIIVDGKLVTNDLTEINLGIRILLGSSYYEDWQGQEQFVTHDPLGNPVDPRHPWNQHTIPTPQKRNFDDKYSWVMSPRWFDGKDHLALDTGGGPIARLWSTALSGLVDIGYVKATGQSVVINLPRTMTKPETTFEWKIPKWSNALERNRARTYFQAYSAAVALHFAEKGLAEVRAGRTQTWEKFEVPDESIGVGFTEAVRGVLSHHMVIRDGKIANYHPYPPTPWNASVRDTYGTPGPYEDAVQNTPIFEENTPENFKGIDIMRAVRSFDPCLPCGVHMYVGGGKTVKSMHVPTGLSGLGG
- a CDS encoding hydrogenase expression protein HypE; amino-acid sequence: MTEATPDTVGAADASGAPADETPTIHILWINAGLSCDGDSVALTAAMQPSIEEIVLGVLPGLPKIAVHWPLIDFECGPVGGSDTFIEWFFKGERGEIDPFVLVVEGSIPNESIKPEGYWCGFGDNPETGQPITTSEWIDRLAPKALAVVAIGTCATYGGIHAMAGNPTGAMGVPDYLGWDWKSHAGIPIVCVPGCPIQPDNFSETLTYLLYQATGAAPMIPLDDKLRPTWLFGATVHEGCDRAGYYEQGQFALSYDSPTCLVKLGCWGPVVKCNVPKRGWMNGIGGCPNVGGICIACTMPGFPDKFMPFMDEPPGAKVSSGASGAYGAVVRKLRSITAKTVDKEPKWRRTGDKITTGYRPPW
- a CDS encoding ricin-type beta-trefoil lectin domain protein — encoded protein: MERKPLLLSIAAALLLILTTAGTSFSSALGAPAPATKSAAAASAGCGKAPTLTSGNHTIQSGGQNRSYILRVPAGYDSNRPYRLIFGFHWRGGTAGDVDSGGTDGYNWSYYGLRRLADNANNSTIFVAPQGNRNGWANPAGQDVAFVDAMVNQIESGLCVDTAQLFSAGFSYGGAMSYALACSRATVFRAVAVYSGANLSGCNGGNQPIAYMGLHGLRDNVLPIQSGRDLRDTFVRANGCTPQNPPEPANGSLTHIITTYSGCRSGYPVTWAAFDGAGHDPGPIDGSTGDGWRTWTSAAVWQFFTQFGSNQQPPPQSGNQKIVGQQSGRCVDINNSTTANGTQAQLWDCNGGSNQRWTYSAGKQLVVYGNKCLGVGQGAGNGTPAAIWDCSGQADQQWNINPDGTITAAQSGLCLDASGQGTGNGTKIQLWSCSGGANQHWRLET
- a CDS encoding DUF6400 family protein, which produces MSSHGRALPGEPHEPAATVDLDVDLSSHELLRRAHVLDALGPDWDPVAALRGEEAAYELLYSGLSAEQQRVYDELVSAGVLPRRGGGDVAA
- a CDS encoding DUF5947 family protein: MTASPATRAPGLRRFLTERLPQPERCELCAVAVEAGHRHLVDTEKRALVCACPPCALLMEQPGAAAGRFRTVPARYLTDPGHRLDESAWEALQIPVGVAFLFRNAALDRLVALYPSPAGATESELEPATWTDVLGGSRLAELLEPDVEALLLRRTDGRFECHLVPIDICYELVGRMRLLWQGFDGGAEARAALDAFFADVARRVRPLGEVGHP